A genome region from Sphingobacteriaceae bacterium GW460-11-11-14-LB5 includes the following:
- a CDS encoding transcriptional regulator, with amino-acid sequence MDQVEIFKALSNKTRLQILGWLKAPEIHFPEQPNADFENVGVCVGQIQLKSGLSQSTISEYLSILQRADLISSTRLGQWTYYKRNKEGLEKLSEIINTEL; translated from the coding sequence ATGGATCAGGTAGAAATATTTAAAGCACTTTCGAACAAAACACGTTTACAGATTTTAGGCTGGTTAAAAGCGCCAGAAATACATTTTCCGGAACAACCCAATGCCGATTTTGAAAATGTTGGTGTTTGCGTTGGGCAAATTCAGCTTAAAAGCGGACTGTCGCAAAGTACCATTTCCGAATACCTGTCTATTTTACAACGTGCTGATTTAATCAGTTCAACACGCTTAGGTCAATGGACTTATTACAAACGCAATAAAGAAGGCTTAGAAAAATTAAGCGAAATCATCAATACCGAATTATAA
- a CDS encoding 12-oxophytodienoate reductase, translated as MNTDSLFRPFSLKTLNIKNRIVMAPMTRSFSPGGVPTPEVAAYYAKRAAGEVGLILSEGTVINRPSSSADPNIPHFYGTEALAGWENVIKSVHQAGGKMGPQIWHQGIMDNHASGWLPGTPFEGPSSLNKPGFENGVPMTDAAIADTIAAFGQAAADAKALGFDTVEIHGAHQYLIDQFFWEGTNNRTDIYGGKTLAERTRFGVEVIKEVRKRVGEDFALIIRLSQFKPAAYDFKLAKNEQEMEQWLTPLAEAGIDIFHCSQRRFWEPEFEGSDLNFAGWAKKVTGKATISVGSVGLDGDFFGAFAGQSSQPSSLEELVRRMDRGDFDLVAVGRPLLADPNWVEKIKYNRTEELKGFSKEALMELV; from the coding sequence ATGAACACAGATAGTTTATTCAGGCCTTTTAGCCTTAAAACATTAAATATCAAAAATAGAATCGTAATGGCGCCAATGACGCGTTCATTTTCTCCTGGTGGCGTACCAACTCCCGAAGTTGCCGCCTATTACGCAAAGAGAGCAGCTGGTGAAGTGGGTTTAATTTTATCAGAAGGAACCGTAATTAACCGTCCATCATCTTCTGCAGATCCTAATATTCCACATTTTTACGGTACCGAAGCTTTAGCAGGCTGGGAAAACGTAATTAAAAGTGTACACCAGGCTGGCGGTAAAATGGGTCCGCAGATCTGGCACCAGGGCATTATGGATAACCATGCATCGGGTTGGCTACCAGGCACACCTTTCGAAGGTCCATCAAGCCTAAACAAACCAGGTTTTGAAAATGGCGTACCGATGACCGATGCAGCCATTGCTGATACCATTGCAGCTTTTGGCCAGGCAGCAGCCGACGCTAAAGCTTTGGGTTTTGATACGGTTGAAATACATGGTGCACACCAATACCTGATTGATCAGTTTTTCTGGGAGGGTACAAATAACCGTACCGACATTTATGGTGGCAAAACTTTAGCAGAGCGTACCCGTTTTGGTGTTGAAGTAATTAAGGAAGTACGCAAAAGAGTTGGTGAAGACTTCGCCTTAATTATACGTCTATCGCAGTTTAAACCTGCTGCTTACGATTTCAAACTGGCTAAAAACGAACAGGAAATGGAGCAATGGTTAACCCCATTAGCCGAAGCCGGAATCGATATTTTCCATTGTTCGCAACGCCGTTTCTGGGAACCTGAATTTGAAGGTTCTGACTTAAATTTTGCCGGTTGGGCCAAAAAAGTAACCGGAAAAGCAACAATTTCAGTAGGTTCTGTTGGTTTGGATGGCGATTTCTTTGGCGCATTTGCTGGTCAAAGTTCACAACCTAGCTCATTGGAAGAACTGGTACGCAGAATGGATCGCGGTGATTTCGATTTAGTAGCAGTTGGCCGTCCGCTTTTAGCAGACCCGAACTGGGTAGAAAAAATTAAATATAACCGCACAGAAGAATTAAAAGGCTTTAGCAAAGAGGCTTTAATGGAACTGGTATAA